AGAACTTGAGGCACTCGTTGCACTTGCGATCTTGGAATTTGAAGAGTGCTTCCTTGGACAGTGGGACGTCCTCGTCCGTCGTAGGCGGAGCCACGCAGCCGGCCGTCACAACAGCCGAGGATGACGCGGTCGGCAAATCTTGCGATTCCATATTTTAGATCAACCAATTAGAGTATGCAATTCGAGCGATACGCCTGTTTTAATCAATTGAGACGTGATCGAATGAACAAAAAAACCCTAGCTTTCGTTGAGGAACTGAGAATGCGCTAAGGAAATCAAGGCCAGTTCAAGGTCGCAGTGGGCGTTGAGGCTCTTGGAGAGagttttcgtaaaaaaaaaaggaaaacttaaaaaaataataagaatttTTGGGGCTTCGGCCGTCTCTAACATTAGCTCTATCTGGTAAACCGTAAACCCGAATCCGTACCCGGAAGAGATTATCCACCCGACCCGCGATAAAACCAATCGCAGCCCGTCCACCGGATCGACGGCCGAAGCCCCAAAATTTGTCGATCGACGGTGCAGCTAGCTGTTCGCACACAGACGGGGTTTATCCTTAAACCCTAGAAAGTCCAGCCATCCCTCCCAAATTCAATCCTTCATCTTCCATCGCCAGACGTGGCCACTCAGATGCTTCTCCATCGCTCCGCCTCAATCCTCCATTTCCACAAGCTCTCGCCGCCACACCGGCTTCTCGCTCAATTCAACCTCTCTCGTTCCTCTCTCTTCCGTCCGCTTTCTTCGTCCTCTTCTCGCCCATCGCTGTCGCTTTGGCTGATCGGGCCTCGCCACAGTCGAGCCAGGAGCTCCGCGAGTTTTGCTGCTGCGGCCGTAGCCACCAGGAATGGCGGAGAGACGTTTTACGCCGAAGAAGGTGTCTCGTGGAAGTCCCTCGGCGTGTCCGACAAGCTCTCACGGGCTCTCTCGGACGCCGGCATCGAGAGGCCATCTCTTGTTCAGGTCCTCCTTCGATTATTCGATTCTGGCCTTCATAGAagtcctttttgtctttttgcctCTTTGAATTGGTTTTGCAGTCATTGTCTGCTTGGGTTGAGCCTATGCTGATTTGGAATGTTCTTGTTCTCAATTTAGGCCTCAAGCGTACCGCCCATACTTTCAGGGAAGGACGTGATAATTGCTGCAGAAACTGGTAGCGGTAAAACGCATAGCTATCTAGTCCCTTTGATAGATAGACTGTGCAATGCACATGATGGTGGTGCGGGCGAGGAGACGATTTTACATTCTAAAATTCTTCTCGTCCTTTGCCCAAATGTGATGCTATGTGAACAAGTGGTACGTATGGCTAGTGATCTTTGCGGGGAAAATGGTGAACCACTTCTCAGGGTTGCTGCTGTATGTGGGCGAAGTGTAAGGATGATCCGTTACCTACTTCTACACTCTTACTCTGCCCGTGCATCTAATATCTGTGTAGCATTTCTTAGACTGCAAATGCATGGCATTTCTTGTTTATGTTGGAACATTGTTTCAATGCGGTTCTcattaaacagaaaaaaataattgcagGGATGGCCAGTTAATAGGCAAGATATTATTGTGTCAACCCCGGCTGCTCTGTTGAACAATATTGACCACAAAGCCCGTTGTCCAGATTTTTTGCGAGGAGTCAAGTATGTGGTATGTTTTcatccactctttttttttttaattgtggaaATATACTGGCAAGAAGTATAGAGAAGTTTGGAAATTTACAATTAATCTATGTGTTTCCATTGGCAGGTGTGTGATGAAGCTGACATGCTTCTCTGTGGAAGTTTCCAGAACCAAGTCATTCGTCTCATTAATATGCTGCGGTTTGATGAGAAATTACTGTCTCGGAATCAAAATTCTGTCCTTCATCAACCCATGGCAACAAGTCCTGATTCTGCACTTGCCTCTGTTTTGGAAGACGATGAAGAAATGCAATCAGATGCTCACATCAGTTCAGATGAAGAGGAAAATCCTGAGGATGTTGATCCTGCAGAAATAGGAGATGAAAATAAAGAGGGACATCTTAAGAAAAAAGACTGGAGGAGAGTGAGGAAAATCTATGAAAGGAGTAAGCAGTACATCTTTGTTGCAGCAACACTTCCGGCAAATGGCAAGAAAACTGCAGGAGCAGTGTTGAAGAAGATGTTTCCAGATGCTAGTTGGGTTAGTGGAAACTACCTTCACTATCACAACCCCAGGTGCCTTATATTTGGAGAACaagtatttttgtaaatttatgcTTGTTGGATGGCCCTCTGTTCTTGTCGTTTCCCTTTTTACTCCCTTTGCTCAACAACAGCATGTTAACTATAACAAAAAGTATTTTGCATGTATACAGGGGCTGTTTAAGAAGTGGGTGAATGCTTCATAACAAGAACAATTTCATGAAATGTTTTGAGTTAAGGCATATAATCTAATGCCAAAATTTTGTTCGTCTTAAGCAGGATgcttttccattctctattcTGTTGACATTACACTGTACTTATGTTATTCCGTCTTATAAGGTCTGTGTGTAATCTCTGAGATGGTAGCTATGTTTGTAATGTTTTGGTTAATTGCATGCCTTGTCTTTGGAGTATATATTGATACTgggtttctctttcttcttttcttttttcagattGGACCACCGGCGGATCGAGGTTGATGTTGATACACAGGTTGATGCACTAATAGAAGCTGTAAAGAAAGGTTCGAAAACTTCAACTGATTGCTGTGTAAGCCGCACCATGGTATTTGCGAACACTGTCAAGTCTGTTGAAGCAGTGGCAAATATACTGGAAAGAGCTGGGATAGATTGTTATCGGTACCACAAGGATAGTTCTCTCGAGCAGCGTGCAGAGACCATAGTTTATTTCCGGGAGAGAGGTGGAATTCTTGTGTGCACCGATGCTGCAGCACGAGGCCTTGATGTTCCAAATGTATCACACGTTATTCAGGTGCATTTCTGGAACAACCTTTTCTCCTCCGTTCTTTAATTGATATCATTGGCCAGGcttaaaaaaggggaaagaagatATCATCTACTAGTCTCCCTAAATCCTTTGACTATGTTTTTTCCACCATGGTGCCATCTGCTGATAGTCTACTAGTAGTCTAGTACAGTGTTATTCACTGACACCTTTTCTGGTTGAACTTTTACTAATATCTTCATAAGCAATAAATTTGGAGATTCCAAGATGACTGTTTTACCAATATAATCGTTCTAATCTCTAATGAACTAACTATGTTTCTAATTTACAATAGACGCTGATGCAGTCCTAGCTTGGGAATTTTAGACAGATTGTTAAGTCCCTGCTAGTGTTGatgttttccccctttttcagGCAGATTTTGCTACTTCTGCGGTGGACTTTTTGCATAGGGTTGGCCGTACTGCTCGAGCTGGTCATTTTGGAGTGATCACAAGTCTCTATACTCGATCAAATCGGGATCTTGTTGATGCAGTTCGTCAAGCTGGGAAGCTGGGTCAGCCACTGGTAAACTTTTGTTCATTTCAACTCTCTATATGTGATCACTAGGGCACCTGCTCTTCGCATCACGACTAAAATTTGTCTTGGACACAGGAAATGGCTTTCAGCAGGAAAAGAAGCTTTAGAAATAAGATCAAGAAGCGAGGTAAACATTTTGAATCTCTATGCATCTATATTTTCAACCTCATCATCATAAAACCACTGGACAGTATGTGGTGTAATCACGTGGTTCCATGCAATGGCGACCCCATTGGCTGTTACAATTAGAACTTTTAATTTAGGCCTTTGAAATCCAATAACTGATTTTTTGTATGTTTTATTACTCCTAGTGGATTTTTCGGTTCTGATTTCATGTATACTTTCGATTGGCAGGTCTATCAAAGTCAGGAGCATCTGGGGTTGAAACGTTACATGTGTAAGAAATTCGGTGGGAGGTTACAGCCGGTGCAAGTGTGTACATTGCTATTGTTATTTCAAGATCATAACCTCTTGTAACATAGCTTTTCAGTGATTATACAATCAAAAGCATGTAAACCCACTGAAGTATTAAAATAGTCTCTTTGTTTGATCGATTGTGAATTGCAGTTTTGTCTCTGTTTCAACTCTGTCGTCATCTCTCTGTattgtcatatatatatttacggTTCTCTGATTGCTCCACTCTGCCCCAACTCTGACCATATTTGTG
The genomic region above belongs to Rhodamnia argentea isolate NSW1041297 chromosome 6, ASM2092103v1, whole genome shotgun sequence and contains:
- the LOC115726942 gene encoding DEAD-box ATP-dependent RNA helicase 22, whose product is MLLHRSASILHFHKLSPPHRLLAQFNLSRSSLFRPLSSSSSRPSLSLWLIGPRHSRARSSASFAAAAVATRNGGETFYAEEGVSWKSLGVSDKLSRALSDAGIERPSLVQASSVPPILSGKDVIIAAETGSGKTHSYLVPLIDRLCNAHDGGAGEETILHSKILLVLCPNVMLCEQVVRMASDLCGENGEPLLRVAAVCGRSGWPVNRQDIIVSTPAALLNNIDHKARCPDFLRGVKYVVCDEADMLLCGSFQNQVIRLINMLRFDEKLLSRNQNSVLHQPMATSPDSALASVLEDDEEMQSDAHISSDEEENPEDVDPAEIGDENKEGHLKKKDWRRVRKIYERSKQYIFVAATLPANGKKTAGAVLKKMFPDASWVSGNYLHYHNPRLDHRRIEVDVDTQVDALIEAVKKGSKTSTDCCVSRTMVFANTVKSVEAVANILERAGIDCYRYHKDSSLEQRAETIVYFRERGGILVCTDAAARGLDVPNVSHVIQADFATSAVDFLHRVGRTARAGHFGVITSLYTRSNRDLVDAVRQAGKLGQPLEMAFSRKRSFRNKIKKRGLSKSGASGVETLHV